Proteins from a single region of Deltaproteobacteria bacterium:
- a CDS encoding insulinase family protein, producing MKNRPILRRLAVLLALMGLTAGCAAIKTAGLYEPKLKPYDLQGLDFPMPSGLRLFFQEDHDQASVVTVTTFGSGATQDPIGKEGLAHLVEHLIFRARHGEGVPTVWETLDSLGSVSNAFTNSDQTTYFAIAPKAALEDLMRLDAARIQNPLENVTEEVVKVEIEVVRNELRQRVEMEELGRSLEDLNPLLFPEDHPYHRSIIGSHESLTSITLADVQKWVKENYRPDNATTVYVGDFDPAKVPELLGKTFPRELVAAPGSAPDAPLELAAPKVRLSGEAPAPPAPPMPYSKSIKRVKGPVTSTNVLVAWSLPGSYRGQDALMQSATTMLNNAVGAYLRKDSLHDEDKVEGMGCFPNGGMHGTQVICIIQPTEDMDPEVVARKAIDGAWEAWDVSSANLTKMAFLRMRTYRMADVFLSTASLMRALEVADSIHYTGEPNAFSKAIVELNSFNDLEMRQFAYKYLNRDRAVAMIIEPLDKDEKEPDINLDSDAAWSGALLEESEALKPFFEKLSDDQVKAATVAPDETTMKTFRLANQLKVVLKKHGNTPFVQTTLRMGGGDYGITPYFAGDYVWIRDDARPALEVAGREGGGTTATADYFSTSTPSGNLPAALDILATKVETVRSYIEIDERRIQFETLRRQQKLMKRNHRYQLSKAVAAKLMPQHPLGIREANLDAVEPLTEDFYKTYIDRVFAPANATLFVVGDIDLAEAEAKVRERFEKWRPANPGTAIDPLPSLPSPPKRTILLADRPDATQVELTLACQLPRATADTEEIRDVLSSMLSDDLFQTIRKQSGASYGVRAYINALPGGAATLGVGGNIMVQKAIPAIKTILSRMQELKDGGIDPARLNKARWKIARSSHSRYLGLQAMTGELMSRAAWGAAPQSLAFVPDRLSKVNAEVVAAQLEPCIGNEVIGLVGPASLIKEALGELGGAIEMVEVEAVPKDE from the coding sequence ATGAAGAACCGCCCGATCCTGCGCCGCCTCGCCGTCCTCCTCGCCCTCATGGGCCTCACCGCCGGCTGCGCCGCCATCAAGACCGCGGGCCTCTACGAGCCCAAGCTCAAGCCCTACGATCTGCAGGGCCTCGACTTCCCGATGCCCTCGGGCCTGCGCCTCTTCTTCCAGGAGGATCACGACCAGGCCTCGGTGGTCACGGTCACGACCTTCGGCAGCGGCGCCACCCAGGATCCGATCGGCAAGGAGGGCCTCGCCCACCTCGTCGAGCACCTGATCTTCCGGGCCCGCCACGGCGAGGGCGTCCCCACCGTCTGGGAGACCCTCGACTCCCTGGGCTCGGTCTCCAACGCCTTCACCAACTCCGATCAGACCACCTACTTCGCCATCGCCCCGAAGGCGGCCCTCGAGGATCTGATGCGGCTGGACGCGGCCCGCATCCAGAACCCCCTCGAGAACGTCACCGAGGAGGTGGTGAAGGTCGAGATCGAGGTCGTCCGCAACGAGCTGCGGCAGCGGGTCGAGATGGAGGAGCTCGGGCGCTCCCTCGAGGATCTCAACCCCCTCCTCTTCCCCGAGGATCACCCCTACCACCGCTCGATCATCGGCTCCCACGAGAGCCTCACCTCGATCACCCTGGCCGACGTGCAGAAGTGGGTGAAGGAGAACTACCGCCCGGACAACGCGACCACCGTCTACGTGGGCGACTTCGATCCGGCGAAGGTGCCGGAGCTGCTCGGCAAGACCTTCCCCCGCGAGCTGGTCGCGGCCCCGGGCTCCGCCCCGGACGCCCCCCTGGAGCTGGCGGCCCCGAAGGTGCGCCTCTCCGGTGAGGCCCCCGCGCCGCCGGCGCCGCCGATGCCCTACTCGAAGAGCATCAAGCGGGTGAAGGGCCCGGTCACCTCCACCAACGTGCTGGTCGCCTGGTCCCTGCCCGGCTCCTACCGCGGCCAGGACGCGCTGATGCAGTCGGCCACCACGATGCTCAACAACGCCGTGGGCGCCTACCTGCGCAAGGACTCCCTCCACGACGAGGACAAGGTCGAGGGCATGGGCTGCTTCCCGAACGGCGGGATGCACGGCACCCAGGTCATCTGCATCATCCAGCCCACCGAGGACATGGATCCCGAGGTCGTGGCCCGCAAGGCCATCGACGGCGCCTGGGAGGCCTGGGACGTCTCCTCCGCCAACCTCACCAAGATGGCCTTCCTGCGGATGCGCACCTACCGGATGGCGGACGTCTTCCTCTCGACGGCCAGCCTCATGCGTGCCCTCGAGGTCGCCGACAGCATCCACTACACCGGCGAGCCCAACGCCTTCTCCAAGGCCATCGTCGAGCTCAACAGCTTCAACGACCTCGAGATGCGCCAGTTCGCCTACAAGTACCTGAACCGCGACCGCGCGGTGGCGATGATCATCGAGCCCCTCGACAAGGACGAGAAGGAGCCCGACATCAACCTCGACTCGGACGCCGCCTGGTCCGGCGCCCTCCTCGAGGAGTCCGAGGCCCTCAAGCCCTTCTTCGAGAAGCTCAGCGACGATCAAGTCAAGGCCGCCACCGTGGCGCCGGACGAGACGACGATGAAGACCTTCCGGCTGGCCAACCAGCTCAAGGTCGTCCTGAAGAAGCACGGCAACACGCCCTTCGTGCAGACCACCCTGCGGATGGGCGGCGGCGACTACGGCATCACCCCCTACTTCGCCGGCGACTACGTCTGGATCCGCGACGACGCCCGGCCCGCCCTCGAGGTCGCCGGCCGCGAGGGCGGCGGCACCACCGCCACCGCCGACTACTTCTCCACCTCGACCCCCTCCGGCAACCTGCCGGCGGCCCTCGACATCCTCGCCACCAAGGTCGAGACGGTGCGCTCCTACATCGAGATCGACGAGCGGCGGATCCAGTTCGAGACCCTGCGCCGCCAGCAGAAGCTGATGAAGCGCAACCACCGCTACCAGCTCTCCAAGGCGGTGGCCGCGAAGCTGATGCCCCAGCACCCGCTGGGCATCCGGGAGGCGAACCTCGACGCCGTCGAGCCGCTGACCGAGGACTTCTACAAGACCTACATCGACCGGGTCTTCGCGCCGGCGAACGCCACCCTCTTCGTGGTCGGTGACATCGATCTGGCCGAGGCCGAGGCGAAGGTGCGGGAGCGCTTCGAGAAGTGGCGTCCGGCGAACCCGGGCACCGCCATCGATCCCCTGCCCTCCCTGCCCTCGCCGCCCAAGCGCACCATCCTCCTGGCCGACCGACCCGACGCCACCCAGGTCGAGCTCACCCTCGCCTGCCAGCTTCCCCGGGCGACCGCCGACACCGAGGAGATCCGCGACGTCCTCTCCTCGATGCTCTCGGACGATCTCTTCCAGACCATCCGCAAGCAGTCGGGCGCGAGCTACGGCGTGCGCGCCTACATCAACGCCCTGCCCGGCGGCGCCGCCACCCTGGGCGTCGGCGGCAACATCATGGTCCAGAAGGCCATCCCGGCCATCAAGACCATCCTCTCCCGGATGCAGGAGCTGAAGGACGGCGGCATCGATCCCGCCCGCCTGAACAAGGCCCGCTGGAAGATCGCCCGCTCCTCCCACAGCCGCTACCTCGGCCTGCAGGCGATGACCGGCGAGCTGATGAGCCGCGCCGCCTGGGGCGCCGCCCCGCAGAGCCTGGCCTTCGTGCCGGACCGCCTCTCCAAGGTGAACGCCGAGGTGGTCGCCGCGCAGCTCGAGCCCTGCATCGGCAACGAGGTCATCGGCCTCGTCGGCCCGGCCAGCCTGATCAAGGAGGCCCTCGGCGAGCTCGGCGGCGCCATCGAGATGGTCGAGGTCGAAGCGGTGCCGAAGGACGAGTAG